From a region of the Blastopirellula marina genome:
- a CDS encoding aldo/keto reductase, whose translation MQTRKLGRTGLDVSLLSIGGLYTSSLAGGVSETKRIMQKAVDLGINAVDTAPAYADSELTLGNAIADLTAPLVITTKLGGRPTPFDPQDANGLRASVEESLRLLGRDHVDILMIHEPDRPQQYPWWSSYDPLDGPVLEVIASLKQAGTIRFSGLAGTTVNEMTYLVQQNKFDVVLTAFNYNALFREADSTVIRSASAREMGIVLGSVMGQGFLTRPHSVSDPHNQVWLADARRQQLEQYVQLLDQSGMSAVELCLRFAIEDPRIHTIPIGCKTIEQLEASVAAVEKGPLPVDVRSRLDEIAALLPYRPYEEPMILPLGKNYHGPGIANMGAAVQVGKLKN comes from the coding sequence ATGCAAACGCGTAAACTTGGTCGGACTGGCCTCGATGTCAGTCTGCTTTCTATTGGCGGCCTGTACACTTCGTCTCTTGCCGGGGGTGTGAGCGAGACGAAACGGATCATGCAGAAGGCTGTCGATCTCGGCATCAACGCCGTCGATACGGCCCCGGCCTACGCCGACAGCGAACTGACCCTCGGCAATGCGATTGCTGATCTGACGGCCCCCCTGGTGATTACCACCAAGCTTGGTGGCCGCCCCACGCCGTTCGATCCGCAAGATGCCAATGGCCTGCGAGCTTCGGTCGAAGAGAGCCTGCGTCTGCTGGGCCGAGACCACGTCGACATTCTCATGATCCACGAGCCAGACCGGCCGCAACAGTACCCGTGGTGGAGCAGCTACGACCCTTTGGATGGCCCGGTGCTTGAGGTGATCGCCTCGTTGAAGCAAGCCGGAACGATTCGCTTCAGCGGTCTGGCCGGCACCACTGTCAACGAGATGACCTATCTCGTGCAGCAGAACAAGTTCGACGTCGTCCTGACGGCATTCAACTACAACGCCCTGTTTCGTGAAGCCGATTCGACCGTTATCCGCTCGGCAAGCGCTCGTGAAATGGGGATTGTGCTCGGCTCGGTCATGGGACAAGGTTTCCTGACCCGGCCTCACAGCGTTTCCGATCCCCATAACCAGGTCTGGCTGGCCGATGCTCGCCGGCAGCAGTTAGAGCAGTATGTGCAGTTGCTCGACCAGTCTGGCATGTCGGCCGTCGAGCTTTGCTTGCGGTTTGCCATCGAGGACCCACGTATCCATACCATTCCGATTGGCTGCAAGACGATCGAGCAGTTGGAAGCGTCTGTGGCGGCCGTCGAGAAAGGCCCGCTGCCTGTTGATGTTCGCTCACGTCTTGACGAGATCGCCGCCTTGCTGCCATACCGGCCCTACGAAGAACCGATGATCTTGCCGCTGGGCAAAAACTATCACGGCCCCGGCATCGCCAACATGGGAGCCGCCGTGCAGGTTGGCAAGCTGAAGAATTGA